One window of the Bacteroidota bacterium genome contains the following:
- a CDS encoding TrkA C-terminal domain-containing protein has product KTQTDIVLSDGIKSQLTDIVIPEDSPIIGRQIVQLKFPKNATISFIQRDNSYMSATGSTVLLSNDKLFILAEDENSMADVYNCLCINKK; this is encoded by the coding sequence AAAACCCAGACAGACATTGTACTTTCGGATGGCATCAAGTCCCAGTTGACCGATATTGTTATTCCTGAAGATAGTCCCATCATCGGCAGGCAAATCGTGCAACTCAAATTCCCTAAAAACGCAACCATCTCCTTCATTCAACGGGACAATAGCTATATGTCAGCTACCGGATCAACCGTTTTATTAAGCAATGACAAATTGTTTATTTTGGCTGAAGATGAAAATTCGATGGCAGATGTATATAATTGTCTTTGTATCAATAAGAAATAA